The genome window ATCGAGCAAAATCTGAACCAGGAATTGTCGCTCGAATACCTCGCCTCTCTCGTCTATCTGAATGCCCAGTATTTGTGTCGTCTGTTCAAGCAGGTGACAGGACACACGATCAAGCAATACATAACCACTCGGCGCCTGGAGAAAGCCAAGTGCATGTTTCAGGGCACGAGCAAGACGATCGCCGAAATAAGCCTGGACTGCGGATTTTCTGACGCGAATTACTTTACGCGGGTTTTCAAAAAGAAGGAAGGGATGACGCCCTCCCAGTATCAACAGCAAATGTTGATTACGGAGAAGAAAAAGCACGTTACCTTTGGAAAGTATTTGATGTGAGCGCACCAAATGCTTGTAGTTCCCCGACAATTTGTCTGAATGGGGGGCTTTTTTTATGAAATCAGAAATGGAGAACGCAAAAAAACACCTCCGCGAAATTGGCCGCAAGAGGTGTTCCATTTATGATTGTCGCTTCAATGGATGATTCGCTTGCGCAGTGCGTCTGCGACACCTTGTGTCCGATTTTGGGCGCCTAATTTTTTTAAGGCAGATTTGACGTAATCTTGGACGGTAAACTCGCTGATGCCGATGCGGTCGGCCATCTCTTTGATGCTCTCCCCCCATGACATCCGCTGCAAGACTTCTACTTCGCGTTTGGTCAATTTGCTGGATCTGTTCAGCAGGGAATCAGTGGCGAGCGCTTTTCCCACTTGCTCGCCATACAGGCTCAGCGCATGCAACAGGCTGCTGTTGATCCCTCTGCAGCCGTCTGGATGGCCGGAAATACCGGCGTAACCGATCACATTCGTGCCGTGGCAGATCGGAACGATGAGAGCATAAGAGACACCATTTACATATTTTGCGGGGATCTGCCTGATGAGATCTGCATCGAGCAGGACA of Brevibacillus choshinensis contains these proteins:
- a CDS encoding helix-turn-helix transcriptional regulator translates to MVSPALREYIQRIETAPHHEEKLVLTVRGFIDLFPFMGAVLYNYSMLSQMGEGLLRANAEGLYSIRDQREDIRNLPPIYSAIREKRAVLLDADLIRQIPAKYVNGVSYALIVPICHGTNVIGYAGISGHPDGCRGINSSLLHALSLYGEQVGKALATDSLLNRSSKLTKREVEVLQRMSWGESIKEMADRIGISEFTVQDYVKSALKKLGAQNRTQGVADALRKRIIH